Proteins from a single region of Williamwhitmania taraxaci:
- the uvrA gene encoding excinuclease ABC subunit UvrA, whose translation MKSNEPIEVVFTEEEYISVFGAREHNLKNIDVTIPRNKLTVITGLSGSGKSSLAFDTIYAEGQRRYFETFSAYARQFLGSMERPDVDKITGLSPVIAIEQKTTNKNPRSTVGTITDIYDFLRLLYARASIAYSYETGEAMVKYSDDQIIALIQEKFAGKRVAILAPLVKGRKGHYKELFEQLRRKGFLHVRIDGEVVEMRSAMKLDRYKVHFIELLIDKFPVNEADTKRLRESVQAAMKLGENTIVVLDIDSKEQRYFSRHLMCPTTGISYNEPAPHSFSFNSPQGACPRCNGLGTVSEVHLEALIPDPKTSIKKGGIKPLGPYKNNLIFWQLQAIAEKHGFTLDDPIEDIPEDALSIILYGSEEPLRVKSPVQGVNTTYKLNFGGVLDIIGPNDDESSAKSKRETEQYLRLTTCPDCNGARLKKEVLNFRMVDKNIAELSKMDLTALYDWFSTVEKDLTVKQLAIAKEIIKEIRERLRFLLDVGLSYLALNRSAQSLSGGESQRIRLATQIGSQLVNVLYILDEPSIGLHQRDNHKLIHSLKQLRDAGNSVIVVEHDEDMILAADYVVDLGPHAGRRGGLIVAQGTPEEILKSDSLTAHYLNRKLKIPIPLERRAGNGKSIHLNGATGHNLRNVSVEIPLGKLICVTGVSGSGKSSLINETLQPILSKHFYRSHKEPLPYKSIEGIKDIDKVIEVNQSPLGRTPRSNPSTYTGVFSDIRKLFEMTPEAKIRGYKAGRFSFNVKGGRCEECGGAGVQTIEMNFLPDVYVECKVCRGRRYNRETLEVKYRGKSISDVLDMTINTAVEFFEPMPAIYQKLKTIQEVGLGYITLGQPSTTLSGGESQRVKLAAELARRDTGKTLYILDEPTTGLHFEDVRVLMDVLNRLVDKGNTVIVIEHNLDVIKMADHIIDMGKEGGAGGGELLCAGTPEDIIHNTDSYTAHFLKDYLSR comes from the coding sequence TTGAAAAGTAATGAACCGATTGAGGTTGTTTTCACCGAAGAGGAATATATTAGCGTATTCGGGGCCCGCGAGCACAACCTAAAGAACATTGATGTAACCATTCCGCGCAATAAGCTTACGGTAATTACCGGCTTAAGCGGCAGCGGAAAATCTTCATTGGCTTTCGATACTATTTATGCCGAAGGCCAGCGTCGTTATTTTGAGACATTTTCGGCCTATGCCCGCCAATTCTTAGGCAGTATGGAACGTCCCGATGTGGATAAGATTACTGGTCTGAGTCCTGTAATTGCCATAGAGCAAAAAACTACCAATAAAAATCCCCGCTCAACAGTTGGGACTATCACTGATATTTACGATTTTCTTCGGTTGCTTTATGCCCGTGCCTCCATTGCCTACTCTTACGAAACAGGCGAGGCCATGGTAAAATATTCCGACGATCAGATTATCGCCCTAATACAAGAAAAGTTTGCTGGGAAACGAGTGGCGATTTTAGCCCCATTGGTTAAAGGCAGGAAGGGCCACTACAAAGAACTTTTCGAGCAACTGCGCCGTAAGGGTTTTTTGCACGTAAGGATCGATGGTGAAGTTGTTGAAATGCGCTCGGCTATGAAGCTCGACCGCTACAAGGTTCACTTTATTGAACTATTAATAGATAAATTTCCCGTAAACGAAGCTGATACAAAGAGGCTCCGGGAATCGGTTCAGGCTGCCATGAAGTTGGGAGAAAATACCATTGTCGTGCTCGATATCGACAGCAAGGAGCAGCGCTACTTTAGCCGGCACCTAATGTGTCCAACTACCGGAATATCCTATAACGAGCCCGCGCCACACAGTTTCTCCTTCAATAGCCCTCAGGGAGCTTGTCCCCGTTGCAATGGACTTGGAACAGTGTCGGAAGTGCATTTGGAGGCTCTAATTCCTGATCCTAAAACTAGCATTAAAAAGGGAGGCATTAAGCCTTTGGGGCCGTATAAGAACAACCTTATATTTTGGCAGCTGCAGGCCATCGCAGAAAAGCATGGCTTTACGCTCGACGATCCTATCGAGGATATTCCCGAGGATGCGCTTAGCATCATTCTCTATGGCTCCGAAGAACCACTTAGAGTTAAGTCGCCTGTGCAAGGAGTAAATACTACCTACAAACTTAATTTTGGTGGAGTGCTCGATATTATTGGCCCCAACGACGATGAATCGAGTGCTAAGAGCAAGCGTGAGACTGAGCAATACCTTCGGTTGACCACTTGCCCTGATTGTAATGGGGCACGGTTGAAAAAAGAAGTGCTCAACTTTAGAATGGTCGATAAGAATATTGCTGAACTAAGCAAGATGGATCTTACTGCCTTGTATGATTGGTTCTCAACGGTCGAGAAGGATCTAACTGTAAAACAGTTGGCCATTGCTAAGGAAATTATCAAGGAAATACGTGAACGACTAAGGTTCTTGCTCGATGTAGGGTTAAGTTACCTTGCGCTGAACAGGAGTGCCCAAAGCTTGTCGGGTGGCGAGAGCCAACGAATACGTCTGGCAACCCAAATTGGTTCGCAGCTGGTAAACGTTCTTTATATTCTCGATGAGCCTAGCATTGGATTGCACCAACGCGACAATCATAAGCTTATACATTCCCTTAAACAGTTGCGGGATGCAGGAAACTCAGTAATTGTTGTGGAGCACGACGAAGACATGATACTGGCTGCCGATTATGTAGTGGATCTTGGTCCTCATGCGGGTAGGCGTGGGGGGCTGATTGTTGCTCAAGGAACTCCTGAGGAGATTCTTAAATCAGATTCGCTAACTGCACACTACCTAAACCGGAAGCTAAAAATTCCAATTCCCTTGGAACGTAGGGCGGGGAATGGAAAATCTATTCATCTTAACGGTGCTACTGGCCACAACCTCAGGAATGTCTCAGTCGAAATACCCCTTGGCAAGTTAATTTGCGTTACGGGGGTCTCTGGTAGCGGCAAGTCGTCGCTAATAAATGAAACGCTTCAGCCCATATTATCCAAGCACTTTTATAGATCACATAAGGAGCCGCTTCCCTATAAATCTATTGAGGGTATCAAAGATATCGATAAGGTTATTGAAGTGAACCAGTCGCCTCTTGGACGCACACCACGGTCAAATCCGTCCACTTATACAGGTGTGTTTTCCGATATCCGAAAACTTTTCGAGATGACGCCGGAGGCAAAGATTCGCGGATATAAGGCAGGTCGATTCAGCTTCAACGTTAAGGGTGGCCGTTGCGAGGAGTGTGGAGGTGCCGGGGTTCAAACTATTGAAATGAATTTCCTTCCCGATGTATATGTGGAGTGCAAGGTTTGTCGAGGCAGGCGTTACAACAGGGAGACTTTAGAGGTTAAGTATCGAGGTAAATCCATCTCGGATGTGCTAGACATGACCATTAATACTGCGGTGGAGTTTTTTGAACCTATGCCGGCAATTTACCAAAAGTTAAAAACCATACAGGAGGTTGGCTTAGGTTATATTACGTTGGGGCAACCCTCTACAACCCTCTCGGGGGGGGAATCGCAGCGCGTTAAGTTGGCTGCAGAACTTGCTCGACGCGATACCGGAAAAACGTTGTATATTCTCGATGAACCTACCACTGGGTTGCACTTTGAGGATGTAAGAGTATTGATGGATGTACTTAACCGCTTGGTGGATAAGGGAAATACTGTAATTGTAATTGAGCATAATCTCGACGTCATCAAGATGGCCGATCATATTATTGATATGGGTAAGGAGGGAGGCGCAGGTGGTGGCGAATTACTCTGTGCGGGCACTCCCGAAGATATAATCCATAATACGGATAGCTATACTGCTCATTTTCTCAAGGATTACCTATCTCGCTAG
- a CDS encoding lytic transglycosylase domain-containing protein, giving the protein MLKKIVLIAGLVLSCCLIAGMFLSFSEDGKSIVREIGASFQSIEAVGLPDSLYFANERVPLENFDTKESLDREMLVNSYWHSQTIYLLKLSTRYFPVIEPILKREGVPDDFKYLALAESGLQQLISPAKAVGMWQILEATAKEEGLEVSPEVDERYNVEKATLVACNYLKRSYATYGNWTMAAASYNIGRTGLLKQATRQDRYNYYDLLLGEETGRYMFRILALKLIFQTPAHYGFDLTQSDYYPALRFREVEVDSSITRISDFAAQMGTSYKMIKYFNPWLREASLNNPMKKKYTIKIPIDGFRTEAYIKNN; this is encoded by the coding sequence ATGCTTAAAAAAATAGTTTTGATTGCTGGCCTAGTTCTTTCTTGCTGCCTCATCGCTGGAATGTTTCTTAGTTTTTCCGAAGATGGTAAGAGTATTGTGCGGGAGATTGGAGCCTCTTTTCAAAGTATAGAGGCAGTTGGGTTACCCGATTCCCTTTATTTTGCTAATGAGAGAGTCCCATTGGAAAATTTCGACACCAAGGAGAGCCTCGATCGAGAGATGTTGGTGAACTCTTACTGGCACTCGCAGACGATCTATCTTTTAAAACTATCTACTCGTTATTTTCCGGTAATTGAACCCATTCTCAAACGCGAGGGAGTACCCGACGATTTTAAGTATTTGGCATTAGCCGAAAGTGGATTGCAGCAGCTCATTTCGCCTGCAAAGGCTGTGGGCATGTGGCAGATTCTTGAAGCAACAGCCAAGGAAGAGGGACTTGAGGTTAGTCCTGAAGTCGATGAGCGTTATAATGTTGAAAAGGCAACACTCGTAGCCTGCAACTATTTGAAAAGGTCATATGCAACCTATGGCAATTGGACAATGGCTGCTGCTTCCTATAATATTGGACGAACCGGTTTGTTGAAACAGGCTACACGGCAGGATCGGTATAATTATTATGATTTGCTTCTTGGGGAGGAGACCGGACGCTATATGTTTAGGATTTTGGCACTCAAACTTATCTTTCAAACCCCAGCACACTATGGGTTCGATTTGACTCAATCCGATTACTATCCGGCGCTAAGGTTCCGGGAGGTTGAGGTAGATAGTTCCATTACCCGGATTTCAGACTTTGCAGCCCAAATGGGTACCAGCTATAAGATGATTAAGTATTTTAATCCATGGCTCCGTGAGGCCTCTCTCAACAACCCAATGAAGAAAAAATACACTATTAAAATTCCGATAGACGGATTTAGGACGGAAGCATACATCAAGAATAATTAA